The following coding sequences lie in one Desulfitibacter alkalitolerans DSM 16504 genomic window:
- a CDS encoding DUF6870 family protein, whose product MNTAMTITDMKNIDIRTVDPSTLVDIKTVKVNTDLPVEERKKDFIRQVKNPYCFRCGKVVVKMSFADTTATLEDRLENYFRSL is encoded by the coding sequence ATGAATACAGCCATGACCATAACGGACATGAAAAATATAGATATACGTACAGTTGATCCATCCACCTTAGTAGATATTAAAACAGTCAAAGTCAATACGGATTTACCGGTGGAAGAACGAAAGAAAGATTTTATCAGACAAGTGAAAAATCCTTACTGCTTCAGATGTGGCAAGGTTGTGGTTAAGATGAGTTTCGCTGATACAACAGCAACATTAGAAGACAGGTTGGAGAATTACTTTAGAAGCTTATAG
- a CDS encoding recombinase family protein, protein MEFLKDNKTYNAAIYVRLSRDDGDKEESDSISNQKELIREYLRSKSEIQIASVHVDDGYSGVDFNRPAFLEMMEEIKAGKVNCVVVKDLSRFGRNYIESGKYIQKIFPFLGVRFIAINDNYDSAEGSNITDNIMIPFKNLINDSYCRDSSIKIRSQLEIKRKKGDFIGSFAAYGYKKAENNKNKLEIDEYAAQVVRDIFKWKLEGMSQQGIANRLNEMGILSPMEYKRSLGERYKTTFKVKQQALWSAVAVRRILTNELYIGVLEQGKRTTPNYKIKTRVERPKEEWVRVENAHEPIISKELFTTVNGLLLHDTRIAPAEETVYLFSGIIVCGDCKENMIRKTVPANGKKYYYYTCSTNRNDKNSCTTHNISEKAFEEAVLVALNVHIRSILDIERILTYIDTLPYKQEEILKLDAQIVKAQEEIEKIQKYKLTSYEHFVDKVITKEEYRNHVSRYNAKIQKAEKLILKRKQEIEDIINNKTPTNLWIENFKQYQNIEQLTRKVVVSLMEKIYVYENGKIDIHFKHQAEYESAIRFIESASKSDSFDASVAFKEAI, encoded by the coding sequence ATGGAATTTTTAAAAGATAACAAAACCTATAATGCTGCTATTTATGTAAGACTCTCAAGAGATGATGGAGATAAAGAAGAAAGTGACAGCATTTCAAACCAAAAGGAACTAATTCGTGAATATTTAAGGTCAAAGTCAGAAATCCAAATTGCTTCTGTGCACGTAGATGATGGATATAGTGGCGTTGACTTTAATCGGCCTGCCTTTTTAGAAATGATGGAAGAGATTAAGGCAGGGAAGGTAAACTGTGTTGTCGTAAAAGACCTTTCACGTTTTGGCAGAAACTATATTGAGTCAGGGAAATATATTCAAAAGATATTTCCTTTTCTTGGTGTGCGTTTCATTGCGATCAATGATAATTATGATAGTGCGGAAGGTTCAAATATTACCGATAACATCATGATTCCATTTAAAAATCTAATAAACGACTCATATTGCAGAGATTCCTCAATTAAAATAAGGAGCCAACTTGAAATCAAACGTAAAAAGGGTGATTTTATTGGCTCTTTTGCTGCTTACGGCTATAAGAAAGCTGAGAATAATAAGAATAAGCTGGAAATAGACGAATATGCAGCTCAAGTTGTCCGTGACATTTTCAAGTGGAAACTTGAGGGGATGAGCCAGCAGGGGATAGCCAACCGACTAAATGAAATGGGCATCCTGTCCCCTATGGAATATAAACGCTCATTGGGAGAAAGGTACAAAACAACCTTTAAAGTAAAACAGCAGGCTCTCTGGTCTGCCGTTGCAGTCAGACGAATCTTAACAAATGAATTGTATATCGGTGTGTTGGAGCAGGGAAAAAGAACCACTCCGAATTACAAAATAAAAACGAGAGTTGAACGTCCTAAAGAAGAGTGGGTGCGAGTGGAAAATGCACATGAGCCTATAATATCAAAAGAGCTATTTACCACAGTAAATGGTTTATTGCTCCATGACACTCGGATTGCCCCTGCTGAGGAAACCGTATATCTTTTTTCAGGTATTATTGTCTGCGGGGATTGTAAAGAAAATATGATCCGCAAGACGGTTCCTGCTAATGGGAAAAAATATTACTACTACACTTGTTCTACCAACCGAAATGATAAAAATAGTTGCACTACCCATAATATCAGTGAAAAGGCATTTGAAGAAGCTGTTTTGGTGGCTTTAAATGTACATATACGCAGTATTCTTGATATTGAACGTATTCTAACATATATCGATACACTACCTTACAAGCAAGAAGAAATATTGAAATTGGATGCTCAAATTGTCAAGGCACAAGAGGAAATAGAAAAGATTCAAAAGTATAAGCTGACATCATACGAACACTTTGTAGATAAAGTAATCACCAAAGAAGAATACCGAAACCATGTCAGCAGATATAATGCTAAAATTCAAAAGGCAGAAAAGCTTATACTAAAGCGTAAACAAGAGATTGAAGATATTATAAACAATAAGACGCCAACTAACTTATGGATTGAGAATTTTAAGCAGTACCAAAACATTGAGCAGCTTACACGAAAAGTAGTTGTGTCATTGATGGAGAAAATATATGTATATGAAAATGGGAAAATCGATATTCATTTTAAACATCAAGCGGAATATGAAAGTGCTATTCGTTTTATAGAAAGCGCCAGCAAATCAGACTCCTTTGATGCGAGTGTTGCGTTTAAGGAGGCGATTTAA
- a CDS encoding recombinase family protein, which yields MARKSRRQSVIAQKETVTQEKVFKTGLYVRLSIEDVRDRKDSDSIENQTYLLKQFVEERPFLQIYSIYTDNGEKGTNFDRPEFNRLMDDVKAGRVNCIVVKDLSRFGRDYLETGNYLEKIFPFLGVRFISINDNYDSFNPENSNEGLIISLKNLLNDVYTKDISKKIISTFRERQSKGEFLGAHVPYGYSRPDDGTYKLVVDEEAALVIRQIYQWKVEGLSDTAIARRLNDMGIPSPSKYKYLKGEWKNARYNNNIWQRQAIKAITENEVYLGHKIYGKIQASLYEGKRKSRVPRDEWTIIENDHEPIIDQETFDIVHARRLEVYKEFTERLEQNKHFENTENIFKDIAICGDCKCKLVRRRRIKNDELYYYFSCTTYETNSGYKCTRKHIVETDMIKAVYAAIRSQIDMVASVDDILRKVNSDASYENRKDNLANEIRKVKAQIERLPSLRSSLYDDYIEQLLTEQEYLYAKIKYEKDEVALKDRLNELLLQQKKYDQTYSYENQWLSSFRAFRDEKELTKEMVAALIETVELYADRSIQINFKFKDEYEELLDYLNTIEDEVKPDEQECLSSYVH from the coding sequence ATGGCAAGAAAAAGCAGAAGACAGTCTGTGATCGCACAAAAAGAAACGGTAACACAGGAGAAGGTTTTTAAAACAGGACTGTATGTCCGTCTTTCTATTGAGGATGTGCGTGACAGAAAAGATAGTGATTCCATTGAAAATCAGACATATTTGTTGAAACAATTCGTTGAGGAAAGGCCATTTTTGCAGATTTACTCAATATATACGGACAACGGAGAAAAAGGAACGAATTTTGACCGTCCTGAATTTAACAGGCTTATGGACGATGTTAAAGCAGGCAGAGTGAACTGCATTGTGGTAAAAGACCTCTCGCGCTTTGGCAGAGATTATCTTGAAACCGGAAACTATCTTGAAAAGATTTTTCCGTTTCTTGGAGTCCGTTTTATATCTATCAATGATAATTATGACAGCTTTAACCCTGAAAACAGTAATGAAGGCTTGATTATTTCTTTGAAAAATCTTTTGAATGATGTTTATACAAAGGACATATCCAAGAAAATCATCTCTACCTTCAGAGAAAGACAGTCGAAGGGTGAATTTTTAGGTGCACACGTGCCTTATGGATACAGCAGGCCGGATGACGGCACTTATAAACTTGTAGTTGACGAGGAAGCTGCTTTAGTCATTCGGCAAATCTACCAGTGGAAAGTAGAAGGGCTGAGCGATACTGCAATAGCTCGTCGCTTAAATGATATGGGAATACCTTCTCCAAGCAAGTACAAATATTTAAAGGGCGAGTGGAAAAATGCCCGTTATAATAACAATATCTGGCAGCGTCAGGCAATTAAAGCTATAACAGAGAATGAAGTATATTTAGGACACAAGATATATGGCAAAATTCAGGCATCCCTTTATGAAGGCAAGCGAAAATCAAGAGTGCCAAGAGATGAATGGACAATTATTGAAAACGACCATGAACCGATTATCGATCAAGAAACTTTTGATATTGTCCATGCTAGACGATTGGAAGTATATAAAGAATTTACTGAACGCTTAGAGCAAAACAAGCATTTTGAAAATACTGAGAATATTTTTAAGGATATTGCTATTTGCGGAGATTGCAAATGTAAACTTGTTCGCAGGAGAAGGATTAAAAATGATGAGCTTTATTATTATTTTTCATGCACTACTTACGAAACAAATAGTGGTTATAAATGCACGAGAAAGCATATAGTAGAAACTGATATGATTAAAGCAGTATATGCTGCTATTCGCAGTCAAATAGATATGGTTGCATCGGTGGATGATATTCTGAGAAAAGTAAATTCCGATGCGAGTTATGAGAATAGGAAAGACAACTTGGCTAATGAAATCAGAAAGGTTAAAGCACAAATTGAAAGGCTGCCTTCCTTGCGAAGTTCTCTTTATGATGATTATATTGAACAACTGCTTACTGAACAGGAGTATCTATATGCAAAAATTAAGTATGAGAAAGATGAAGTTGCATTAAAAGACAGACTAAATGAATTGTTGTTACAACAGAAGAAGTATGATCAAACATATTCCTATGAAAACCAGTGGTTATCTTCTTTTAGAGCATTCCGAGATGAAAAAGAATTAACTAAAGAAATGGTTGCA